One segment of Anopheles stephensi strain Indian chromosome 3, UCI_ANSTEP_V1.0, whole genome shotgun sequence DNA contains the following:
- the LOC118512199 gene encoding protein CASC1-like isoform X1, whose translation MTPKKKMSKKERARLEAEQAEHHRMELEKERQRKVEEEKMRKVREKEEAERKQVQEIVANKLRKVQLEESYAYFASIRDEVRKMLAEAKKEREWEQYMRCNGLPNAFDPSDLRKYLHIWCENIRDANEAERNWLLQTNEQSILTQNVNVANLSVESLKLQQPQIGNTYASKAMEVLGILEEIDEALHDSDVRPSMAQDLNELKVEFRNVLAEYIDEFAYKILSNINRDMELHGLLEVSHKFESEVFKAHLFGLRDMPTPQLNPKERAKEDSKHTSIDFPSLGFHLTLPAAVKCHKAAIRGLWISYDHCSDYCPSYDMPYRPEILADLRIISRIEWKKRKEILKAVYEEPKEKKTDSDEDDQTPQDIDVDKIYTEHADELMKKERTKKGAKTLNLGEYDVNMRSHRIVAGVYAIDYLEQPMQDVKIAKKTLLRTVPQPGKLKRKKFYQPYRPPPTPQPGVRRLPEEIEAEIKQMEENLDKLALVSVQLPENVFWFEPPIVCRWELKEETLESDPAFAKYLDRLEKAQQAAKERNDRSNLDRRTKYVEDFNILDVPQHIPLRAIVTDFVIPKLPDSCSIKISVAEDKRRATPSAVGKRSSKQKRRLHKMPSSVSLSSIVYETKIPDFLFATRMPLRVLKVLDRRNRQCYPYTATSDSDDLDDYDESDNDVVQNRNPKRKVYMFSSFMKDLDELLESKSPKLQAKIEQELATGQSGGPGKQSLQVARSEDTRPTRGEKGEKGKKPAKSKFDSDDEEVDYGNILEVGNYSMVENDKRYIGKWSTRDVHDVKFNEDKLTIQFRVGRLGSFAFAANRYSNVPYQSWELKPDIKNPGTVTFSLTASVVSTEMSITEAGFRVNSLQGGPTQALQEILGVTMSLRKLIKTLRLAAVDLFPEDDAFNYTEGTCEKNPIMESHLYDCIGLLALTHNFSWSRWNLLSGCRMCVLLMREIVEHRRLPNHSTLLVTPLKASVIDTVEVSPVFNPNPVEGMNQQHYADLYHLGRDQSQPSSRIKQEKMSPILRENVTQLLKSVRPLSFA comes from the exons ATG ACTCCCAAGAAGAAAATGTCGAAGAAAGAACGTGCCCGGCTGGAAGCCGAACAGGCCGAACATCACCGGATGGAGCTGGAAAAGGAGCGCCAGCGCAAGGTGGAGGAGGAAAAGATGCGTAAGGTGCGTGAGAAGGAGGAAGCGGAGCGCAAGCAGGTGCAGGAGATAGTGGCGAACAAGCTGCGCAAGGTGCAGCTGGAGGAAAGCTACGCCTATTTCGCCAGCATTCGGGATGAGGTGCGCAAAATGTTGGCCGAAGCCAAGAAGGAGCGTGAG TGGGAACAGTACATGCGTTGCAACGGACTACCGAACGCGTTCGATCCATCCGATCTGCGGAAGTATTTGCACATTTGGTGTGAAAACATACGGGACGCCAACGAAGCCGAACGCAACTGGTTACTGCAGACGAACGAGCAGAGCATTTTGACGCAAAACGTGAACGTCGCGAACTTGTCCGTCGAAAGCCTCAAACTGCAGCAACCCCAGATTGGCAACACCTACGCGTCTAAAGCGATGGAGGTGTTGGGAATTCTGGAGGAGATCGATGAGGCTCTGCATGATTCCGACGTACGACCATCGATGGCGCAGGATCTGAACGAG CTGAAGGTGGAATTTCGGAACGTTCTGGCTGAGTACATCGATGAGTTTGCGTACAAAATACTGAGCAACATCAACCGAGACATGGAGTTGCACGGGCTGCTGGAAGTGTCGCACAAATTCGAGTCGGAAGTGTTCAAGGCCCACCTGTTCGGATTGCGCGACATGCCAACACCACAATT AAACCCTAAGGAACGCGCCAAAGAGGATAGCAAACATACGAGCATCGATTTTCCTAGTCTTGGGTTTCATTTGACCCTGCCAGCGGCGGTGAAGTGTCACAAAGCCGCGATCCGAGGACTCTGGATAAGCTACGATCACTGCAGTGACTATTGTCCTAGCTATGATATGCCTTATCGTCCGGAGATTCTAGCTG ATTTGCGTATCATAAGTCGCATCGAGTGGAAGAAGCGGAAGGAAATCCTAAAGGCAGTGTACGAGGAGCCCAAGGAAAAGAAGACCGACTCCGATGAAGACGATCAGACCCCGCAGGACATCGATGTGGACAAGATCTACACGGAGCATGCGGACGAGCTGATGAAGAAGGAGCGCACCAAGAAAGGTGCCAAGACGCTTAATTTGGGCGAGTACGATGTGAACATGCGTAGTCACCGGATTGTGGCCGGCGTGTACGCCATCGACTATCTGGAGCAGCCGATGCAGGATGTTAAAATAGCCAAAAAGACCCTTCTGCGAACAG TTCCTCAGCCGGGCAAGCTGAAGCGTAAAAAGTTCTACCAACCGTATCGACCACCGCCCACACCGCAACCAGGCGTCCGCCGTCTGCCGGAAGAGATCGAGGCGGAAATCAAGCAGATGGAGGAAAACCTCGACAAACTCGCACTGGTGTCGGTGCAGCTGCCCGAGAACGTGTTCTGGTTCGAGCCGCCGATCGTGTGTCGCTGGGAGCTGAAGGAGGAAACGCTCGAGTCCGATCCAGCCTTCGCCAAGTATCTGGATCGGCTCGAAAAAGCTCAGCAGGCGGCTAAGGAGCGCAACGACCGTTCGAATCTCGATCGTAGAACCAAGTACGTGGAAGACTTTAACATTCTGGACGTCCCCCAGCACATCCCACTGCGTGCGATTGTGACGGATTTCGTCATACCGAAGCTGCCGGACAGTTGCAGCATCAAGATATCGGTGGCAGAAGACAAACGTCGAGCTACGCCGTCCGCAGTTGGCAAACGATCGTCGAAACAGAAGCGGCGTCTGCACAAGATGCCCTCGAGCGTGTCGCTGAGCAGCATCGTGTATGAGACGAAGATACCGGACTTTCTGTTTGCGACGCGGATGCCGCTGCGCGTGCTGAAGGTGCTGGACAGACGCAATCGCCAGTGCTATCCATACACGGCCACGTCCGATAGTGACGATTTGGACGATTACGACGAGTCGGACAACGATGTGGTGCAGAACCGCAATCCCAAGCGCAAGGTGTACATGTTTTCGAGCTTTATGAAGGATTTGGACGAGCTGCTGGAATCGAAATCGCCCAAACTGCAGGCCAAAATCGAGCAGGAGCTGGCCACCGGTCAGTCGGGTGGACCGGGGAAGCAATCGTTGCAGGTGGCCCGTTCGGAGGACACGCGACCGACACGAGGCGAGAAAGGCGAGAAGGGGAAGAAGCCAGCCAAGAGCAAGTTCGATTCGGACGATGAGGAGGTTGACTATGGCAATATTCTGGAGGTGGGCAACTACAGCATGGTGGAAAACGACAAACGGTACATCGGCAAGTGGTCCACAAGAGATGTCCACGACGTGAAGTTCAACGAGGACAAGCTTACGATCCAGTTCCGCGTGGGTCGTCTAGGGTCATTCGCGTTTGCTGCAAATCGCTACAGCAACGTGCCGTATCAATCCTGGGAGCTGAAGCCGGACATCAAGAA CCCTGGCACGGTCACCTTCTCGCTGACCGCATCGGTCGTGAGCACCGAAATGTCCATCACCGAGGCAGGATTTCGGGTGAACTCGCTGCAGGGAGGACCCACGCAAGCATTGCAGGAAATTCTCGGTGTCACGATGTCACTACGCAAGCTCATCAAAACGCTACGACTGGCCGCCGTGGATTTGTTCCCGGAGGATGACGCATTCAACTACACCGAGGGAACGTGCGAGAAGAACCCAATCATGGAGTCGCACCTGTACGATTGCATCGGGCTGCTGGCACTCACCCACAACTTCTCGTGGTCTCGCTGGAACCTCCTGTCCGGCTGTCGGATGTGCGTCTTGCTGATGCGTGAAATAGTCGAACATCGGCGATTGCCGAACCACTCCACGCTGCTCGTCACACCGCTGAAGGCTAGCGTGATCGATACGGTGGAAGTGTCCCCAGTGTTCAACCCGAACCCGGTCGAAGGAATGAAT cagcagcactacgcCGATCTGTATCACCTGGGCCGCGATCAGTCGCAACCGTCGTCGAGGATCAAGCAGGAGAAGATGAGCCCGATACTGCGGGAGAATGTGACCCAGCTGCTGAAGTCGGTGCGACCGCTCAGCTTCGCCTAG
- the LOC118512199 gene encoding protein CASC1-like isoform X2: MTPKKKMSKKERARLEAEQAEHHRMELEKERQRKVEEEKMRKVREKEEAERKQVQEIVANKLRKVQLEESYAYFASIRDEVRKMLAEAKKEREWEQYMRCNGLPNAFDPSDLRKYLHIWCENIRDANEAERNWLLQTNEQSILTQNVNVANLSVESLKLQQPQIGNTYASKAMEVLGILEEIDEALHDSDVRPSMAQDLNELKVEFRNVLAEYIDEFAYKILSNINRDMELHGLLEVSHKFESEVFKAHLFGLRDMPTPQLNPKERAKEDSKHTSIDFPSLGFHLTLPAAVKCHKAAIRGLWISYDHCSDYCPSYDMPYRPEILADLRIISRIEWKKRKEILKAVYEEPKEKKTDSDEDDQTPQDIDVDKIYTEHADELMKKERTKKGAKTLNLGEYDVNMRSHRIVAGVYAIDYLEQPMQDVKIAKKTLLRTVPQPGKLKRKKFYQPYRPPPTPQPGVRRLPEEIEAEIKQMEENLDKLALVSVQLPENVFWFEPPIVCRWELKEETLESDPAFAKYLDRLEKAQQAAKERNDRSNLDRRTKYVEDFNILDVPQHIPLRAIVTDFVIPKLPDSCSIKISVAEDKRRATPSAVGKRSSKQKRRLHKMPSSVSLSSIVYETKIPDFLFATRMPLRVLKVLDRRNRQCYPYTATSDSDDLDDYDESDNDVVQNRNPKRKVYMFSSFMKDLDELLESKSPKLQAKIEQELATGQSGGPGKQSLQVARSEDTRPTRGEKGEKGKKPAKSKFDSDDEEVDYGNILEVGNYSMVENDKRYIGKWSTRDVHDVKFNEDKLTIQFRVGRLGSFAFAANRYSNVPYQSWELKPDIKNPGTVTFSLTASVVSTEMSITEAGFRVNSLQGGPTQALQEILGVTMSLRKLIKTLRLAAVDLFPEDDAFNYTEGTCEKNPIMESHLYDCIGLLALTHNFSWSRWNLLSGCRMCVLLMREIVEHRRLPNHSTLLVTPLKASVIDTVEVSPVFNPNPVEGMNQHYADLYHLGRDQSQPSSRIKQEKMSPILRENVTQLLKSVRPLSFA; encoded by the exons ATG ACTCCCAAGAAGAAAATGTCGAAGAAAGAACGTGCCCGGCTGGAAGCCGAACAGGCCGAACATCACCGGATGGAGCTGGAAAAGGAGCGCCAGCGCAAGGTGGAGGAGGAAAAGATGCGTAAGGTGCGTGAGAAGGAGGAAGCGGAGCGCAAGCAGGTGCAGGAGATAGTGGCGAACAAGCTGCGCAAGGTGCAGCTGGAGGAAAGCTACGCCTATTTCGCCAGCATTCGGGATGAGGTGCGCAAAATGTTGGCCGAAGCCAAGAAGGAGCGTGAG TGGGAACAGTACATGCGTTGCAACGGACTACCGAACGCGTTCGATCCATCCGATCTGCGGAAGTATTTGCACATTTGGTGTGAAAACATACGGGACGCCAACGAAGCCGAACGCAACTGGTTACTGCAGACGAACGAGCAGAGCATTTTGACGCAAAACGTGAACGTCGCGAACTTGTCCGTCGAAAGCCTCAAACTGCAGCAACCCCAGATTGGCAACACCTACGCGTCTAAAGCGATGGAGGTGTTGGGAATTCTGGAGGAGATCGATGAGGCTCTGCATGATTCCGACGTACGACCATCGATGGCGCAGGATCTGAACGAG CTGAAGGTGGAATTTCGGAACGTTCTGGCTGAGTACATCGATGAGTTTGCGTACAAAATACTGAGCAACATCAACCGAGACATGGAGTTGCACGGGCTGCTGGAAGTGTCGCACAAATTCGAGTCGGAAGTGTTCAAGGCCCACCTGTTCGGATTGCGCGACATGCCAACACCACAATT AAACCCTAAGGAACGCGCCAAAGAGGATAGCAAACATACGAGCATCGATTTTCCTAGTCTTGGGTTTCATTTGACCCTGCCAGCGGCGGTGAAGTGTCACAAAGCCGCGATCCGAGGACTCTGGATAAGCTACGATCACTGCAGTGACTATTGTCCTAGCTATGATATGCCTTATCGTCCGGAGATTCTAGCTG ATTTGCGTATCATAAGTCGCATCGAGTGGAAGAAGCGGAAGGAAATCCTAAAGGCAGTGTACGAGGAGCCCAAGGAAAAGAAGACCGACTCCGATGAAGACGATCAGACCCCGCAGGACATCGATGTGGACAAGATCTACACGGAGCATGCGGACGAGCTGATGAAGAAGGAGCGCACCAAGAAAGGTGCCAAGACGCTTAATTTGGGCGAGTACGATGTGAACATGCGTAGTCACCGGATTGTGGCCGGCGTGTACGCCATCGACTATCTGGAGCAGCCGATGCAGGATGTTAAAATAGCCAAAAAGACCCTTCTGCGAACAG TTCCTCAGCCGGGCAAGCTGAAGCGTAAAAAGTTCTACCAACCGTATCGACCACCGCCCACACCGCAACCAGGCGTCCGCCGTCTGCCGGAAGAGATCGAGGCGGAAATCAAGCAGATGGAGGAAAACCTCGACAAACTCGCACTGGTGTCGGTGCAGCTGCCCGAGAACGTGTTCTGGTTCGAGCCGCCGATCGTGTGTCGCTGGGAGCTGAAGGAGGAAACGCTCGAGTCCGATCCAGCCTTCGCCAAGTATCTGGATCGGCTCGAAAAAGCTCAGCAGGCGGCTAAGGAGCGCAACGACCGTTCGAATCTCGATCGTAGAACCAAGTACGTGGAAGACTTTAACATTCTGGACGTCCCCCAGCACATCCCACTGCGTGCGATTGTGACGGATTTCGTCATACCGAAGCTGCCGGACAGTTGCAGCATCAAGATATCGGTGGCAGAAGACAAACGTCGAGCTACGCCGTCCGCAGTTGGCAAACGATCGTCGAAACAGAAGCGGCGTCTGCACAAGATGCCCTCGAGCGTGTCGCTGAGCAGCATCGTGTATGAGACGAAGATACCGGACTTTCTGTTTGCGACGCGGATGCCGCTGCGCGTGCTGAAGGTGCTGGACAGACGCAATCGCCAGTGCTATCCATACACGGCCACGTCCGATAGTGACGATTTGGACGATTACGACGAGTCGGACAACGATGTGGTGCAGAACCGCAATCCCAAGCGCAAGGTGTACATGTTTTCGAGCTTTATGAAGGATTTGGACGAGCTGCTGGAATCGAAATCGCCCAAACTGCAGGCCAAAATCGAGCAGGAGCTGGCCACCGGTCAGTCGGGTGGACCGGGGAAGCAATCGTTGCAGGTGGCCCGTTCGGAGGACACGCGACCGACACGAGGCGAGAAAGGCGAGAAGGGGAAGAAGCCAGCCAAGAGCAAGTTCGATTCGGACGATGAGGAGGTTGACTATGGCAATATTCTGGAGGTGGGCAACTACAGCATGGTGGAAAACGACAAACGGTACATCGGCAAGTGGTCCACAAGAGATGTCCACGACGTGAAGTTCAACGAGGACAAGCTTACGATCCAGTTCCGCGTGGGTCGTCTAGGGTCATTCGCGTTTGCTGCAAATCGCTACAGCAACGTGCCGTATCAATCCTGGGAGCTGAAGCCGGACATCAAGAA CCCTGGCACGGTCACCTTCTCGCTGACCGCATCGGTCGTGAGCACCGAAATGTCCATCACCGAGGCAGGATTTCGGGTGAACTCGCTGCAGGGAGGACCCACGCAAGCATTGCAGGAAATTCTCGGTGTCACGATGTCACTACGCAAGCTCATCAAAACGCTACGACTGGCCGCCGTGGATTTGTTCCCGGAGGATGACGCATTCAACTACACCGAGGGAACGTGCGAGAAGAACCCAATCATGGAGTCGCACCTGTACGATTGCATCGGGCTGCTGGCACTCACCCACAACTTCTCGTGGTCTCGCTGGAACCTCCTGTCCGGCTGTCGGATGTGCGTCTTGCTGATGCGTGAAATAGTCGAACATCGGCGATTGCCGAACCACTCCACGCTGCTCGTCACACCGCTGAAGGCTAGCGTGATCGATACGGTGGAAGTGTCCCCAGTGTTCAACCCGAACCCGGTCGAAGGAATGAAT cagcactacgcCGATCTGTATCACCTGGGCCGCGATCAGTCGCAACCGTCGTCGAGGATCAAGCAGGAGAAGATGAGCCCGATACTGCGGGAGAATGTGACCCAGCTGCTGAAGTCGGTGCGACCGCTCAGCTTCGCCTAG
- the LOC118512202 gene encoding SPARC-related modular calcium-binding protein 2 isoform X1 translates to MWLAPVCCVAVLLVGCLQTAAAIPPKSEPTISECAAKGGECDESKGRPVCGSDNKTYPTRCHLIRAQCSGHQVAFKHRGSCKDVCIASRTYALQQRANSPYTVKYVPRCREDGTYAPVQCIDGGGCWCVNGQGKQLPNTMVQHGKPICVKKGKSNQRRSSPRNPVRNKRGCSGLDRAVFNTNLLKLFQNEHVRVHQHNLTGPINEKAVLDWKFAVMDLNGNNLLDKTEYRTMKRLIKKVVKPKRCGRSFGKNCDADQDERLSRNEWYNCLAKDDVTPHNPSSQSPSSSSSISSSSSGGSGHYTVPHLHHHQHHHSTLGGLSRGNGGMVGGGGGSIGGGGGGGGGVNGGTGGGGGGHFLRADDDDDDSQNISNDFTDDDDDDHSENEYDSDELPDSDNALLNGLQLPVNGLQPYLLLQGKTMVDPKGEDDAIFKDSEADSDCLSDRKYALDEQKYGTNALYVPECTPDGRYQRVQCYRSTGYCWCVNEDTGKNIPGTSTKDEKPVCDQYASSTRPMKGCPEEKKVEFLKDLKSFLSKQVSTSFAGKIIPVWNTEEEKIAILSFVLLDKNQNKQLERKEWKAFRELVTATRQLRKCGKKMPRYCDVNSDRKITLSEWMSCLDGKRNSSVDVAAMSAPLVQAELKSTSSGSSSGISSISSSPSATSTKFKGRNPLEFVLKSD, encoded by the exons ATATCGGAATGTGCTGCCAAGGGTGGCGAATGTGACGAAAGCAAAGGACGTCCGGTGTGTGGAAGCGACAACAAGACCTATCCTACACGGTGCCATCTGATCCGTGCGCAATGCAGCGGACATCAGGTCGCTTTCAAGCATCGAGGATCATGTAAAG ACGTGTGCATTGCCTCGAGGACTTATGCTCTGCAGCAAAGAGCCAACTCTCCGTACACGGTCAAGTACGTACCGCGATGCCGGGAGGATGGAACCTACGCACCGGTCCAGTGCATcgacggtggtggctgttGGTGTGTGAATGGGCAGGGCAAACAGCTGCCCAACACCATGGTACAGCACGGGAAGCCCATCTGCGTGAAGAAGGGCAAATCGAACCAGCGTCGATCGTCACCCCGCAACCCGGTTCGCAACAAGCGCG GTTGCAGTGGGCTAGATCGGGCCGTGTTCAACACTAACCTGCTGAAACTGTTCCAAAACGAGCATGTCCGGGTACACCAGCACAATCTGACCGGTCCGATCAACGAGAAGGCGGTGCTGGACTGGAAGTTTGCCGTGATGGATCTTAATGGGAACAATCTCCTGGACAAGACGGAGTATCGCACGATGAAGCGACTGATCAAGAAG GTCGTGAAGCCGAAGCGCTGTGGCAGATCGTTCGGCAAGAACTGTGACGCAGACCAGGACGAACGACTATCGCGTAACGAATGGTACAACTGTTTGGCAAAAGATGACGTCACAC CTCACAACCCGTCGTCacaatcaccatcatcatcatcatcaatatCTAGTTCCTCTTCCGGTGGTTCTGGACACTACACTGTCCCCcatctgcatcatcatcaacatcatcatagCACTCTCGGTGGGCTGTCCCGCGGCAACGGTGGCatggtgggtggtggtggtgggtctattggcggcggcggcggcggcggcggcggcgtcaACGGCGGcactggcggtggtggtggtggtcactTTCTGCgtgccgacgacgacgacgacgactcacAGAATATCTCAAATGATTTCactgacgatgacgatgacgatcaCTCAGAGAATGAGTACGATTCGGACGAACTGCCCGACAGTGATAATGCACTACTGAACGGATTGCAGTTGCCCGTTAACGGATTGCAGCCATACCTGT TGCTGCAGGGCAAGACCATGGTCGATCCCAAGGGAGAGGATGACGCTATCTTTAAGGATAGTGAGGCGGACTCGGACTGTTTGAGTGATCGCAAGTACGCGTTGGACGAGCAGAAG TACGGCACCAACGCATTGTACGTTCCGGAATGTACTCCTGACGGACGATACCAGCGAGTACAGTGCTACCGCTCGACGGGATACTGCTGGTGTGTGAACGAGGATACGGGCAAGAACATTCCGGGCACCTCTACCAAGGACGAGAAACCGGTGTGCGATCAGTACGCATCGTCCACGCGACCAATGAAAGGATGTCCCGAGGAAAAGAAGGTCGAGTTTCTGAAGGACTTGAAGTCGTTCCTGAGCAAACAGGTGTCGACATCGTTTGCCGG TAAAATCATACCGGTGTGGAATACGGAGGAGGAAAAGATAGCCATACTGAGCTTTGTGCTTTTGGAcaagaatcaaaacaaacagctgGAGCGAAAGGAGTGGAAAGCTTTCCGTGAGCTAGTCACCGCCACAAG ACAACTGCGAAAGTGTGGCAAGAAAATGCCCCGCTACTGCGATGTGAACAGCGACCGAAAGATAACGCTGTCCGAATGGATGAGCTGCTTGGATGGTAAGCGCAACAGCTCGGTGGACGTGGCAGCCATGAGTGCTCCGTTGGTGCAGGCTGAGCTGAAGTCTaccagcagtggcagcagcagtggcatcAGCAGTATCAGTAGCTCTCCGTCGGCAACCAGCACGAAGTTTAAGGGAAGGAATCCGCTCGAGTTTGTGCTGAAGAGTGACTAG
- the LOC118512202 gene encoding SPARC-related modular calcium-binding protein 2 isoform X2, with product MWLAPVCCVAVLLVGCLQTAAAIPPKSEPTISECAAKGGECDESKGRPVCGSDNKTYPTRCHLIRAQCSGHQVAFKHRGSCKDVCIASRTYALQQRANSPYTVKYVPRCREDGTYAPVQCIDGGGCWCVNGQGKQLPNTMVQHGKPICVKKGKSNQRRSSPRNPVRNKRGCSGLDRAVFNTNLLKLFQNEHVRVHQHNLTGPINEKAVLDWKFAVMDLNGNNLLDKTEYRTMKRLIKKVVKPKRCGRSFGKNCDADQDERLSRNEWYNCLAKDDVTLLQGKTMVDPKGEDDAIFKDSEADSDCLSDRKYALDEQKYGTNALYVPECTPDGRYQRVQCYRSTGYCWCVNEDTGKNIPGTSTKDEKPVCDQYASSTRPMKGCPEEKKVEFLKDLKSFLSKQVSTSFAGKIIPVWNTEEEKIAILSFVLLDKNQNKQLERKEWKAFRELVTATRQLRKCGKKMPRYCDVNSDRKITLSEWMSCLDGKRNSSVDVAAMSAPLVQAELKSTSSGSSSGISSISSSPSATSTKFKGRNPLEFVLKSD from the exons ATATCGGAATGTGCTGCCAAGGGTGGCGAATGTGACGAAAGCAAAGGACGTCCGGTGTGTGGAAGCGACAACAAGACCTATCCTACACGGTGCCATCTGATCCGTGCGCAATGCAGCGGACATCAGGTCGCTTTCAAGCATCGAGGATCATGTAAAG ACGTGTGCATTGCCTCGAGGACTTATGCTCTGCAGCAAAGAGCCAACTCTCCGTACACGGTCAAGTACGTACCGCGATGCCGGGAGGATGGAACCTACGCACCGGTCCAGTGCATcgacggtggtggctgttGGTGTGTGAATGGGCAGGGCAAACAGCTGCCCAACACCATGGTACAGCACGGGAAGCCCATCTGCGTGAAGAAGGGCAAATCGAACCAGCGTCGATCGTCACCCCGCAACCCGGTTCGCAACAAGCGCG GTTGCAGTGGGCTAGATCGGGCCGTGTTCAACACTAACCTGCTGAAACTGTTCCAAAACGAGCATGTCCGGGTACACCAGCACAATCTGACCGGTCCGATCAACGAGAAGGCGGTGCTGGACTGGAAGTTTGCCGTGATGGATCTTAATGGGAACAATCTCCTGGACAAGACGGAGTATCGCACGATGAAGCGACTGATCAAGAAG GTCGTGAAGCCGAAGCGCTGTGGCAGATCGTTCGGCAAGAACTGTGACGCAGACCAGGACGAACGACTATCGCGTAACGAATGGTACAACTGTTTGGCAAAAGATGACGTCACAC TGCTGCAGGGCAAGACCATGGTCGATCCCAAGGGAGAGGATGACGCTATCTTTAAGGATAGTGAGGCGGACTCGGACTGTTTGAGTGATCGCAAGTACGCGTTGGACGAGCAGAAG TACGGCACCAACGCATTGTACGTTCCGGAATGTACTCCTGACGGACGATACCAGCGAGTACAGTGCTACCGCTCGACGGGATACTGCTGGTGTGTGAACGAGGATACGGGCAAGAACATTCCGGGCACCTCTACCAAGGACGAGAAACCGGTGTGCGATCAGTACGCATCGTCCACGCGACCAATGAAAGGATGTCCCGAGGAAAAGAAGGTCGAGTTTCTGAAGGACTTGAAGTCGTTCCTGAGCAAACAGGTGTCGACATCGTTTGCCGG TAAAATCATACCGGTGTGGAATACGGAGGAGGAAAAGATAGCCATACTGAGCTTTGTGCTTTTGGAcaagaatcaaaacaaacagctgGAGCGAAAGGAGTGGAAAGCTTTCCGTGAGCTAGTCACCGCCACAAG ACAACTGCGAAAGTGTGGCAAGAAAATGCCCCGCTACTGCGATGTGAACAGCGACCGAAAGATAACGCTGTCCGAATGGATGAGCTGCTTGGATGGTAAGCGCAACAGCTCGGTGGACGTGGCAGCCATGAGTGCTCCGTTGGTGCAGGCTGAGCTGAAGTCTaccagcagtggcagcagcagtggcatcAGCAGTATCAGTAGCTCTCCGTCGGCAACCAGCACGAAGTTTAAGGGAAGGAATCCGCTCGAGTTTGTGCTGAAGAGTGACTAG